The following proteins are co-located in the Rippkaea orientalis PCC 8801 genome:
- a CDS encoding 5-formyltetrahydrofolate cyclo-ligase produces the protein MNWSSLSKKQLRRQLLNHRQSLDEKTWLEKSVNICENLESFPLFQQAQTILAYFPIRQEPNLTSLFIKGRSWGFSRCVDQSLMWHRWNPGEGLNLGNYGILEPYGDTPLLNPCEVDLILVPCVACDNQGYRLGYGGGFYDRLLSEPQWQKIPTVGIIFDFAFLTELPVDPWDQKLTAICTENLVHTCIN, from the coding sequence ATGAATTGGTCATCCTTAAGCAAAAAACAACTACGAAGACAATTATTAAACCATCGTCAATCGTTGGATGAGAAGACTTGGCTAGAAAAAAGCGTTAATATTTGCGAAAACCTAGAATCTTTTCCTTTATTTCAACAAGCTCAAACAATTTTAGCTTATTTCCCCATTCGCCAGGAACCGAACCTTACTTCGCTGTTCATCAAGGGACGTTCTTGGGGGTTTTCCCGTTGTGTTGATCAATCTTTGATGTGGCATCGCTGGAACCCTGGAGAAGGGTTAAACTTAGGTAATTATGGAATTTTAGAACCCTATGGGGATACACCTCTGTTAAACCCTTGCGAGGTTGATTTAATCTTAGTGCCTTGCGTTGCTTGCGATAATCAAGGGTATCGTTTAGGATACGGTGGGGGATTTTATGATCGCCTATTAAGTGAGCCCCAATGGCAAAAGATTCCAACAGTAGGAATTATCTTTGATTTTGCTTTTCTTACTGAACTTCCAGTTGATCCTTGGGATCAAAAATTAACGGCAATTTGTACGGAAAATTTAGTACATACTTGCATCAATTAA
- a CDS encoding DUF4278 domain-containing protein, with amino-acid sequence MELLFRGIKYQHRPIALEVTEKDINGIYRGIPWKCCRYRHLSGSSIFSRTMTYRGVTYQQS; translated from the coding sequence ATGGAACTATTATTTCGGGGAATCAAGTACCAGCATCGTCCCATTGCCTTAGAAGTGACTGAAAAGGACATCAACGGAATTTATCGGGGTATTCCCTGGAAATGCTGCCGTTACCGTCACCTGTCAGGTTCTTCTATTTTTTCTCGGACCATGACCTATCGGGGAGTGACCTATCAGCAATCCTAA